The DNA segment GTTCTGAGATCCGAAACTTAAAAGAAGGCCATATTATCGAGTTCGTTATCATTCCAAAAAGGATAAGAgtattcaaattaaaaaaataccttGTTACTCTTATGGATTCCCATTGATACAATAGCCCATATATAGAAGACAAATAAAACGAATTTCTTACAGATTTGATGAGTTGAAAACGACCTTCTACAGTTCTACTATGCATGATCACCTCTCCTCTGTGGTCTAAAAGCACCAAGAGGCCAAGAACCACCTCCTATTCTTTTATTCCGATTCCACATGGCTATAGTATTACACACTAGAACCATCCAATAGGTGGAAGACAccatttttttatagttttttttttctttcacgtttgtCCTCCTCTTTCATAACTCTGTCATGTTCTTGTGCAAGAACCCAGAAATCCGCTTTCTCTCTGCCTTCATCAAGATTGATAGGTCCCAAGATTTACCACTTTTAGGCCATTTTATAGGCCATATGTAGAGTCTTTATTTTGTATTTCGAGTCTGTTTAATGTCATTTACAGGTCTATGTGTGTTTTGGATTACTTTGGTGATTTtagaacaaaataaaacttaaaaggaAGAAAATCTGTAGCTGTGCAGAAAGTGAAGTCGAGACACGATATGAGCATCGACCAACGCTTCCGtggcatcgatcgacgctgTTGCTGATTGACGAGCCGACCAAACTTTCAAGAATTGCACTTTTGCCCAAACAATTTCTTATTTGCAAAGAAGCCCTTAGACGTGTTAAACctatttatctatattttacgaCTATTGTGTGGGCTAACCTTTGTTAATTTTAGTGAAATTTTGGAGAAAAGATCAGAACTCCTTCAAagattgattggaactccagtaTTTCTTACCTTTAATCTTTATGCAATTATTTCAGATTATGATTTATGATTCCTATatcatgtctgagtaattcaaTTGTTAGATCTAGAGATTTTCTAAGGTTTTCGATGAGTTTTTGATTGATAGATCAGCTAGGTCAATCCATTGTCTCCTTCATCAATATTGTTTTTACAACTTGTTCTTAACTAGGAACTTGATCTTAGGATAATTGGAATACAACGAGAGTGTGAGCTAGGTTGCTAGACACAACGAAAATTAGCCTAATTAACTTAGTGAACATATCGAGTTAATCTTAATGCATGACTAGAGAAATTTGTCGCGCAACGAGAGTTGGCCTTCAAGGATCTAGATTTAGACAGTTTGTCGCAGCAAGAGTTGGACAACTGATATTTGAACTCAAATTCTAGGATTGAACTTAATAAACCCTTAGCAACTATTGATTTGAGTTTTGATTGCCTGTTTGAGATCCATGGATCTAGCGTTTTTCCCATCTGTCTACAAACTGATCTTATCGTTCTGTTTGATTTACTGCTTTCTATTTCCgttttaattttaccaataatTGTTAGTCTATTGTGTGATCCACGCTTCAAGTGGATTCGATCTCTAAGTATTACAATCAatttcttatttgagagagttaCTCTAGAATAATTTGAGTATATCAACGATCTCATTTACCATTCTCCAAAAGCCATCAAACATAATAccattcttgttttttttcatacaaACCAGATAATCCAAGGGAAGGATCGAGAAACCTAAGAAGATATATTTCTCTTCTTGTTCAACTCCACTAAATGGTAAAAATTAGAGAAATTTGTGTTCTCAGTGAATCCCTGATACGACAAAGTTATGTTAGCCAAAGCCCACACTTGTATCGCAATGGAGcatgtaaaaataatatgattCACTGATTCGCCTTGAAATCCTCACGCTTGGCAAACGGGACCCAACTTAATACCTCTTTCAATCAGCAGATCACCTGCCACGATAGCATTACATAAAGTTTTCCACATAAAGACCTTTATCTTTGGAGAGGTCTCAAATATCTATAATGTAGCTTTAAGACTGTTGAGAGAGGGCTCCATATCCACTACACAAATTTATTCTATTCTAGTCAACCGATTCATCAAACAGTAACCTGACTTGACTGAATAGCAACCATTTTGATTGTGAGACCATATCCaatagtcttttttttcttacatgGGACTCATTTATGATTCTATCTATATCTTATTGGTAGAAAAGATCTTCCAAAATCTCTGGATCCCAAGTTTTTGTAATGGGATTGATAAGCTGATTGACCCTGAGTTCCAAATCGACCAAGATATTCTTTATTAAGGGATATCCTACCTCTCCTTCGATCCAAGTTTCCGACCAGATAGCTATCATATCTATTCACTTTCGGACATTCAGAAATGTTACCGAATATAAATCTTACAACAATTCTCAACGACCAATTGTCTCACGTCCAATAGTCTCATATGAAAAAagtctgaatgttttttttaaagataaaaagaaattaCGAAACCGAGTTTTTTGGGTGTTCAGAAATGTAAATAAAACAACAAATCATATCCAAATGAGTCAGCCTTTTTACTTCTGCTTatcattatcatttttatattatgtgCTTGCAGAACAAGACAAATTATCACTAAGACTCAAGAGCAGTATTTCCCTTCCAATTTTTGAGAAGCCTTTCTTTCTACAAAATtagaaatcaaaagaaaaattaagatgCAAATCAGAATATGCAAACCCATGAACAAATTAGCATCATTCGAAGTACAGTTCAAATgcaataagttattttatatattcaaaaaaatatatatatttattcacACCACAAACATAGTATTCAAAAGAAGAAATGATATGCAAAGCTGAAAATGCAAACCCATGAACAAAACATGTCTTGAGAGTTCAAGAAAATCACAGTACATTTTAATGCGAAACTAGTATTTGACTGTATACAGTTTCATGCTAAGTTAGTATTTGACTGTAAACCATGGCATCGATTCCAAAGTCTGTGGATAAATGCTTTAGTTGCAAGTGTATATATAGGTAAAGTATTGTATAGATGAAGATGTGCTTGAGATTAATAAAGAACACTTAAATCCTAAAAAGCGTTGATAAATTCGTTTACCTAAACAGTTTTTAATGAATTCATTCACCAAAGTAATCTTAAACCTAAGCAGTTCTAATCAATTCTTTAacctaaaattaatttagaagcCTACAAACCTTAATAAATTTCTTGACATTATataattagagagagagagagagagggagggagaaTGATCTACCTTTTTGCAAGCAATATACTTCTCTACTTGTGGTTTTTGCTCAGGGCTAAACGCAAACCACCTTTCATGAGGACATACGTCACTCCAGCTTCCTAAGTCTGCACAGAAACAATGGTAAGAGAACAAAAATTACTACATAATACTTGTTAAGACAAGCAAACTGTTTATATTTTTCACACCTTGAAGTAAAATGTTTGGTTCTTTGCTGTACGACTTCAATTTCCAGAGAGTAAGACCATTGTCATTCAATTCAACCGGGCTGGTTCTAAGAACATCATCATATTCTTGAACTTCTGCGAAagcaattataaaaattaagccCCTAAACCATTGTTATAAACAATCAATCACATGAATTCAGAATTATACTTTGCATATTTAACGCGTTTTGCATCCCGGCAAAGACTAGTTCAGATTCAGCTTCCATTTGTGATACAATTGCAAGCCGTTGTTTAATTGTCAACTCAACCCCATTATTCTCTGCTTGAGCTTTGGAGAACTCATCTTCTAACTTCTGATATAGTTTTTGCTCCTACAACAAAAAGGTTTTAATATGAATTGTCAAACTTTAATTGTAAAGAACTAAGTAGATTTTAATGTTACGTTAGCTTTTGCTGCATTCAACTTTTCTTTTgcttcctttttcttttcaacAAATTCAGGATTAGCAAAGCAATCCCTCAGCACCCTGAAAGATTGTTTACAACATGTTAACTATCAagcacataaaaaaaaagaaaaactgattcaatatatatatatatatatatatatatatatatacatacagaTACATATATTACAATATAACTTACGTTGTGCTAAGCGTTTCATCGCACAAGAAATTCAAAAGTTTCAGCCTTTGCGATGAACCCATCTCCTCATACTCAGCAATGCCTTTTTGAAACATCTCAGGAGGGAAGTCATCAAGCTTAACTTCGGATTGGGAAAAACAGTTTCCAAGAACATTGAACCACCTATCATCTGATGCACTCAGGGCAACTGAtctaaattatcataaaaatgATATCAATCAGTTATGTATCAAAGAAAAAATCGTACTTTCCAAGAAAACAATACGTACTTGTCTCCTGTGTCTACCAATATAAGAGTCAATAACTGGATTATCATTTGGGTGAGGGTAGAATGCTCATGGCTCCTTGTGTTTCTCCCTGATACAATCTCACTCACAACAAGTTGAGGTTCCCCTCCTCTCAAGCCAAGAGCCTATTCAAAAGGTCATATGCATTACAGAAGAGGAAATAACAAACACTTCCAATGTTAAAGAAAAACCAAAGTACAAAGAAGACACCTTTCCAAATTTCGAACAGAACTCCAAAAACTGAAGAACTCTTCCAGCATTTTCAGAGGGCAAGTCAATGCCGAAGACAGTGATTGACTCGATGCCCTGAGGTAGCTTAACCTCCTCAAGCTGAgacttctctttcttcttgagaatgggtTTTGTTCTTTTTCCGGCTGCAGGAATATTCTCCTCGTTGTAGCCTTCACTTGAATCATTCAACTTCAGCTGGCGTTTGGCATTTTTGGGGGTTTTAATGGCATCGGAGCTGGAACCATTTTCTCTAAGAAACCCAGTCAGCTTCTTACCTTGTTCctttctgaaaaagaaaaagaaaatttaatttctcttaaaaTTTACAAAGTGAGCCCTAAAACATGTACACAGTcctttttgacaaaaaaaaaaaatcaaaatgtaaTGAATGATTTAGACTTACAGGCAGTTACTACAATCGCAAATTCCCCTGCATCTGTAACAAAGCCAGTCTTTTTTCGATGCAACATCCTCTGGGATCTCTTTGTACCTTTAAATTAGAGCCGTAGTCATATATAAAACAATCACTAGAGATTATACAAATCTCAAGAACATCAAATCAAACCTGTTCCATAGGCAACTACGACAATACTTCACCATACATGTCGTGTTTGGCCTCTTTGTCACGCAATTTCCGACAATATCCGATCTCTTTTTATGACACTAAACACACAAAGATCACTGATTCAAAAAATGACTAAATAGAAAACCAAGAAGTCACCTTATTTCGGATCAATAAAGATAACAGCAATTCAGAATATAAGTGCCTATTGAAGATAGGTTGATCGAAGCACAAACAAACCTAATAtcataaagttaaaaaaaatgtttgaacCTGGTGGCAATACAACGATTGCCTAATCTGGGTTTGAGCTTCGATCATTGTTTCAGAGATGTTGTTCATGATTTCGTCACCCATACTCTCGACACACACACCCAAACccaaaataaaaaggtaaatccaataagaaaaacaaaacgaaGACAGATGTTAAATCTTCGTTTATGTGGCTTTGATTTCAGATAATGTGAATCCGAAATCTGTAGATTTCTTACCTTTTCCGTCACTACCAAAACCTTTATGGAAGGCTAGTAATGGCGGGCTAGGgtgtaatttaatttttaagttgACCAATCTAGAAAGCTTATATACGTTGGTAAAATTATTCAATCCTTTATTCAAACTAGTGACTACTAAATCTCACTAGGTGACCTCTCTTttaagaaagatattaaaatgaATTCTTCATTCCTCAGATGGTATACTCTTTAACAAATGAACCATTTCCAAGTTTCTGATAATGAATTTCAAGCCATTCTTCATTTTTCCTCATATACTGAAGAATTATTAATGAAAAAAGTTTTCCCTAAATTAtttcctaaattttaaataaaattgactTGACAAAAAATCTATTTCTTTTTCCGTTATACTCCTTCCACGTCCTACTTATCACATTATTTCTCTATGTTGTAGTTCATCTCACACTTAATGAGCTATTTCGGCTCTGCTCTGATCATACATCTTCAGTGATCTTATACATTTTATACTAATCATAACGTAGCTTCTTTTTATAAAGTTacagtataaaatatatattatttcatggTTGTATCAGGTGAAAATCACACAGATATGTGCTTGGGCTATAAAATCTGTGATAAAAATCACACACAATATTGGATCATTTGAAATCATGAAGCTCTAAACCTATAATTGCTGGTATATTTATTGGTTTTGTatcgtattttttttaatgaaatattaaatttcttaaTCATCAATGGAAAGAATAGTTATGTACATGTGAAGCAAAAATAACTAAAGCCTAATTGAGTATGTGTGCTAAACCAGAGTTGCATCAATCCCCGCAGGCGTATCTTCTCCGAGTATTTTACCGAATAGATACGATTCCTCACTGTTTCCCCAATCAGCTTTGCTAGCTAAGTTACTTGTCTAGGCTTCTTGAGATGTTTCCTGTCATTTCTCTCACTCCAAATCATGTAGATTGTCGTCTGGAAGGTAAGTCtcaaaagaatataaacaagCCGATCAAACCCATGAGTTGTTAGATGCACAAGTGTTCTCTCCCAGTCCGGGTCAGGAGGGTGACCTAACAACGTACCAATCACCTCTATCCATAGGGTATAGGTATATGGGCAAGCAAAAAAGAGATGATCCCTTGATTCATTTGGTTCCCCACAAAACAGACAGCCTTGAACATGTCCCCAAGTACGCATGCAATCACCCGTAGACAACCTGTCCCGTATAGCGAGCCAGGTGATGAAAGCAAACTTTAGAACACCCAGCGGAAACCAAACCACCTTACTCCATGGTACTGCTGGACTGTGAATACGGATTTTCTGCCATGTCTCAGAGGTAGTGAAACCTTTACCAAATTCAGTATCATTCATCCTCCATAGAACGACGTCCTGGCCAAATTGATCTTCTTCTAATCTGTCGTTTTCAATTGCCTGAATAAAGTCCTTCATATGTCTATTACGAAATCTTCTGAACCTCCAGTGACCATCGTTCCTCACATCACAAACCAAGGCTGTTCTCGCTATACCAAGCTTTTGGGTACCAATTTCTCCAACCACTTCTATCAATCTGCCCAAAGGATGCCATAGATCAGTCCAGAACCTCATACTCTGTCCACTGTGAACTTCCATTCTGATAAACTGCTTTGTAGTGGCCCTCAACTGCAGTAGTTTCCGCCAAACCCAGGATCCTAAACCAATATCCTTAATATCCCAGAAAGACTCTTGACGCATGAGGTGGGTCTTCACCCAATCCACCCAAAGAGAGCTATTTCCATCTAACAACGACATACTAGCTTAAGAGAGAATACCTTTTGTACCTTGCTGATACTTCTAACCCCTAGGCATCCCTCCTTGAACGGCCTACAGACCTCCTTCCAAGCAACTTTTGCTTTAGTAGTATCAGTTGGGGAACCACTCCAAAGAAACACAGAACACATGCTATCAATCTCGTCCATACATGATTTAGGTAAGCAGAAAGTTGAGCTCCAGACATTTGTTGTACTGGCAATAACAGATTTGATTAGCATGAGAAATTTGTGTCGTATTTTCGATACCATGAGATTTCTTAACACAGATTAGTTCAAATACTTTATTGAATAACCACTTCTCATAGTTAATATAACACATATTCATTTGAGGATTTGTTTTGATTCGAGTCTGTTAATTCAGGTATCTAGTATTTTGAGTATAAGTGCTTAAGATCAATTCAAGAACTGATGAAAATTGGTTCTGATCAGTTGAAACAATCATGGTTTAATTCAGTTCGGATAACATCGGTAAAATAATGGATAGTTTAGGTgggtttaaataaaattttaatatatcgGATTATTTTGCTTACTTCAGATATTTTGGATATAATAATCTTGGatagttttctttttagttttttttaaacacatacTTCATTAAATAAGAAAGAGTTTAGTTGGGTGCATTAAGCTCCATCCCAACTACCAAACTGTCTACAACATTCAAAGCATGCTTAGCCAAAGAGTCAGCTAGCAAATTGTTTTCCCGAGGGATCCAGATAAAAGAGACATATTGGAAAGATTCAGATTGATAGAAGTGGTTGGAGAAATtggatatttttagttattttggatattttcatATACAAATATCTGTAcatatgttatttataaattgtattctatttgtaattttttatttatttataaactgCAGTCAATTTATAAATTGCATTATATTATCAGATACAAATATTCTATCTATAAATTGTATCTAAGATATTAgctatttaaattaaaatatagctgatagttttaaatataaatatatcttcTAACTGAATTTAGCTCAGTTCTTTCAGTTCATCTAACTTTCCACACCTTAAAGCCCCGCAGTGATAAAGTTTCTCAAATGTGTTTCTCATAATACAAtacaatttaaaactaaaattaaattttaaatctattaaaatttgttgaaataaatatgataaaaacttAATTTGTTTAGGTAGCAGCATAGAGCATGTTACTCACTTGATTGTAGCGGATCAAACTCTGATTGATTTTTCCAAcgttaattaaatattagatgtcagaaaaaaaaaacaaaaccaaaccaaaagaaagacaaaaaaaagtaaacaaagaaaaagagaagacaaaacaaaatagtATTCAAAACATTTCATTAAATACTCCTTGACCGTCGGGTGCCGGGGAAGTCTTCTCACGAGTAtcctttatttatttcatttgttCCACCGAGCTGTGGACTTTCTCTCACTCTTAAAAACTCAAACTCTCTACTTCTGATTCCTAATTCTGCTAAAAGTTGCAAAGAAATGACATCTCAGTTGCTTTTACCTCCAAACCCATTCACCAGACCAGTCTCGGCTAAAGTTTTCCTTACAGGTACATATAACTTTCGTTTGTGAGTAAAGAAAGAAATGGCCTCTCAGTTGCTTAAGCTCTTTATATGTTTTTGGTTCTTGATTAATTGCTGTTGAAGCTCCAGCTTCATAGTTAAGTGCTTGATGTTCTGAGGTCGAACTTGATTTGATTAGGTGATGATTTAACTCTGAAAAGAAAGTCAAACCAAGCAACAAGAGTTTCAAATGGATTTAGCTTAAGAGCAAAAGCAGCTTTAAGATCTAATCATAGCTCATCTGTTGAGATTCCAAATCAATGGTACAATCTTATTGCCGATCTTTCTGTTAAGCCTCCACCACCCTTGCATCCCAAGACTTTCGAACCAATCAAACCCGAAGATTTATCTCATCTTTTCCCTAATGAGTTAATCAAACAAGAAGCAACGTTAGAGAGGTTTATCGACATCCCTGAAGAAGTTCTTGAAATCTATAAGCTCTGGCGTCCAACTCCTCTAATCaggttcttgttttttttttccttcaattcgttttattatgtttatgaTATGCACTTGAAAGTGATAAATGAATACATTAGAATAGTATAAGGATGCAAAGAAATACAGAAGATTGTTCCTCTTCTTTATAATCCCGAGTCTTGCTTTGAGTTTAGAGCAAAGAGATTGGAGAAGCTTCTTCAGACACCTGCAAGGATTTACTTCAAGTATGAAGGTGGTAGCCCAGCTGGTTCACACAAACCTAACACAGCGGTTCCTCAGGCTTATTACAATGCGAAAGAAGGTGTCAAGAACGTTGTGACTGAAACTGGCGCTGGCCAATGGGGCAGTTCTTTAGCCTTTGCCTCTAGTCTATTCGGACTTGACTGCGAAGTAAGTACAAAGATTTTGCAGCTATATCTTGTCTTGTTAAGTTCAATCAGTTTTGTAAagtgtttgtttcttttatgcTATATAGGTGTGGCAAGTGGCCAATTCATACCATCAAAAGCCATACCGCCGGTTAATGATGGAAACGTGGGGAGCAAAGGTTCATCCATCTCCATCTGATCTCACTGAGGCGGGTCGAAAAATCCTTGAATCCGACCCATCAAGCCCGGGGAGTTTAGGCATTGCGATCTCAGAAGCTGTTGAGGTTGCAGCTAGGAACGAGGATACAAAGTACTGTTTAGGAAGTGTACTGAACCATGTGTTGTTGCACCAGACGGTTATTGGAGAAGAATGCATAAAGCAGATGAAAGATTTTGGCGAAACGCCTGATGTGATCATAGGATGTACTGGTGGAGGTTCAAATTTTGCTGGTTTGAGTTTTCCTTTTATCCGGGAGAAACTCAAAGGCAATATCAGCCCTGTTATAAGAGCTGTTGAGCCCTCTGCTTGTCCTTCCTTGACCAAAGGAGTTTATGCTTATGATTTTGGAGATACAGCTGGACTGACTCCTCTGATGAAGATGCATACTTTAGGACATGACTTCATTCCTGATCCTATCCATGCCggtaataaattaaaattttaaacccatgATCTTGAATACACTAACCCTAAGGCTTCTCCAGCTCTTTGCTGCTTCAtttctttgtttcttgattATTGATTCTTGTTTTCTTATCCGCTTTTCCTTTCTCCATGCAAGTACTAAGCGTTTAAGCCTCATGCTCCttgattcttgtttttcttgattcttgatttccactgttttgttgttttgtctACTGTTTTGATAGGTGGATTACGGTACCATGGGATGGCACCCTTGATCTCACATGTTTATGAACAAGGTTTCATGGAAGCAATCTCAATTCCTCAAATCGAATGTTTCCAAGGTGACACAATATGATTCTCAACtatatttgtttagttttacTCCTTTCTATATTTGCACTTGACTGTAATTCCCACTTCCTGATCTAATTTTCTTTGCAGGTGCCATTCAGTTTGCAAGAGCGGAAGGGATAATACCAGCGCCGGAACCAACTCACGCCATTGCAGCAACCATAAGAGAAGCTCTCCGATGCAAAGAAAcaggagaagcaaaagtgatagTAATGGCGATGTGTGGTCATGGCCACTTTGACCTTTCCTCTTATGACAAGTATCTAAAAGGCGAATTGGTGGATTTATCATTCAGTGAAGACAAGATACGAGAGTCTTTGTCCAAGGTTCCTCATGTTGTTTAGCTCCAAATCCCCATATTTTGAACCAGGCATGTTATAGCATcttta comes from the Brassica napus cultivar Da-Ae chromosome A7, Da-Ae, whole genome shotgun sequence genome and includes:
- the LOC106355450 gene encoding tryptophan synthase beta chain 2; translation: MTSQLLLPPNPFTRPVSAKVFLTGDDLTLKRKSNQATRVSNGFSLRAKAALRSNHSSSVEIPNQWYNLIADLSVKPPPPLHPKTFEPIKPEDLSHLFPNELIKQEATLERFIDIPEEVLEIYKLWRPTPLIRAKRLEKLLQTPARIYFKYEGGSPAGSHKPNTAVPQAYYNAKEGVKNVVTETGAGQWGSSLAFASSLFGLDCEVWQVANSYHQKPYRRLMMETWGAKVHPSPSDLTEAGRKILESDPSSPGSLGIAISEAVEVAARNEDTKYCLGSVLNHVLLHQTVIGEECIKQMKDFGETPDVIIGCTGGGSNFAGLSFPFIREKLKGNISPVIRAVEPSACPSLTKGVYAYDFGDTAGLTPLMKMHTLGHDFIPDPIHAGGLRYHGMAPLISHVYEQGFMEAISIPQIECFQGAIQFARAEGIIPAPEPTHAIAATIREALRCKETGEAKVIVMAMCGHGHFDLSSYDKYLKGELVDLSFSEDKIRESLSKVPHVV
- the LOC125576149 gene encoding uncharacterized protein LOC125576149 — encoded protein: MSLLDGNSSLWVDWVKTHLMRQESFWDIKDIGLGSWVWRKLLQLRATTKQFIRMEVHSGQSMRFWTDLWHPLGRLIEVVGEIGTQKLGIARTALVCDVRNDGHWRFRRFRNRHMKDFIQAIENDRLEEDQFGQDVVLWRMNDTEFGKGFTTSETWQKIRIHSPAVPWSKVVYG